In a single window of the Balearica regulorum gibbericeps isolate bBalReg1 chromosome 7, bBalReg1.pri, whole genome shotgun sequence genome:
- the PAPSS2 gene encoding LOW QUALITY PROTEIN: bifunctional 3'-phosphoadenosine 5'-phosphosulfate synthase 2 (The sequence of the model RefSeq protein was modified relative to this genomic sequence to represent the inferred CDS: inserted 3 bases in 3 codons; deleted 3 bases in 3 codons), with protein MSSMVCEGWSVLDQQKKNYVQMQTVINGINQCGLPSHHVSRSKRGQVVGTRGGFRGCTVWLTGLSGAGKTTIGFALEEYLVSHGIPCYSLDGDNVRHGLNKNLGFSAGDREENIRRIAEVARLFADAGLVCITSFISPFAKDRQNARKIHEAAGLPFFEIFVDAPLNICESRDVKGLYKKARAGEIKGFTGIDSEYEKPESPELVLKTNVASVSECIQQVVELLQTQNIVPHCSIKDVLELFVPENKLDSVRAEAEMLPSVEITKLDLQWVQVLSEGWATPLTGFMREAEYLQVIHFGTLLNDGVVNLSIPIVLPISTEDKERLEGCEALALSYGGRRVAILRSPEYFEHRKEERCARVWGTTCAKHPHVKMVMESGDWLVGGDLLVLEKIKWNDGLDQYRLTPLTLKQKXREMNADAVFAFQLRNPVHNGHALLMQDTRRQLLEXGYKNPVLLLHPLGGWTKDDDVPLEWRMKQHAAVLEEQVLDPKSTIIAIFPSPMLYAGPTEVQWHCRARMIAGANFYIVGRDPAGMPHPETKKDLYEPTQGGKVLSMAPGLTSVEIIPFRVAAYNKLKRAMDFYDPKRHNDFDFISGTRMRKLAREGENPPDGFMXPRAWKVLTEYYQSLEKKN; from the exons gGATCAACCAATGTGGTTTACCAAGCCATCATGTCAGCAGGAGTAAGAGAGGACAAGTCGTCGGTACCAGGGGTGGATTTCGAGGCTGCACGGTTTGGCTAACAG GCCTTTCTGGAGCTGGCAAGACA ACCATCGGCTTTGCTCTGGAAGAGTACTTGGTCTCTCATGGC ATCCCCTGCTATTCCCTGGATGGCGATAATGTTCGGCATGGCTTGAATAAAAACCTGGGTTTCTCGGCTGGGGACCGCGAGGAAAACATCCGCCGCATCGCAGAGGTGGCCAGGCTGTTCGCCGACGCTGGGCTTGTCTGCATAACTagtttcatttctcctttcGCAAAG GATCGTCAAAATGCACGGAAAATTCATGAGGCAGCTGGACTTCCTTTCTTTGAGATCTTTGTAGATGCTCCTCTAAATATTTGTGAAAGCAGAGATGTGAAGGGCCTGTACAAAAAGGCAAGAGCTGGAGAGATCAAAG GATTCACGGGGATTGACTCAGAGTATGAGAAGCCCGAATCTCCTGAACTAGTGTTGAAAACGAATGTTGCGTCGGTGTCTGAATGTATTCAGCAGGTTGTGGAGCTCCTCCAAACACAA aACATCGTGCCCCACTGCTCGATTAAGGATGTTCTTGAGCTGTTTGTACCTGAAAATAAACTCGATAGTGTCCGAGCTgaagcagagatgctgccaTCCGTAGAGATCACTAAG ctggatCTGCAGTGGGTGCAGGTGCTGAGCGAAGGCTGGGCCACTCCGCTGACCGGCTTCATGCGCGAGGCGGAGTACTTGCAAGTGATCCATTTTGGCACCCTGCTGAATG ACGGTGTTGTCAACCTGAGCATCCCCATCGTGCTGCCGATCTCCACGGAGGACAAGGAGCGGCTGGAGGGCTGCGAGGCGCTGGCGCTCAGCTACGGGGGGCGCAGGGTGGCAATCCTGAGGAGCCCCGAGTACTTCGAGCACAGGAAGGAGGAGCGCTGCGCCCGCGTCTGGGGCACCACCTGCGCCAAGCACCCGCACGTCAAA ATGGTGATGGAGAGCGGAGACTGGCTGGTTGGTGGAGACCTCCTCGTGCTGGAGAAGATCAAATGGAACGACGGGCTGGACCAGTACCGCCTGACACCGCTCACTCTCAAGCAGA TTCGAGAAATGAACGCTG ATGCTGtctttgcatttcagctgcGC AACCCCGTCCACAACGGGCACGCCCTGCTCATGCAGGACACACGGCGGCAGCTTTTGG AGGGTTACAAAAACCCTGTGCTCCTTCTGCACCCCCTGGGAGGATGGACCAAAGATGACGATGTCCCACTGGAGTGGCGGATGAAGCAGCACGCAGCGGTGCTGGAGGAGCAAGTCCTGGACCCCAAGTCGACCATCATTGCCATCTTCCCCTCTCCCATGCTCTACGCCGGCCCCACGGAG GTGCAGTGGCACTGCCGAGCTCGCATGATTGCCGGGGCCAATTTCTACATTGTGGGGCGCGACCCTGCAGGCATGCCTCACCCTGAGACCAAGAAGGACCTCTACGAGCCCACGCAGGGAGGGAAGGTCCTCAGCATGGCGCCGGGCCTGACCTCGGTGGAAATCATCCCCTTCCGGGTGGCTGCTTACAATAAACTGAAAAGGGCCATGGATTTTTATGACCCAAAAAG GCACAACGATTTTGACTTCATCTCGGGAACACGCATGAGGAAGCTTGCTCGTGAAGGTGAAAACCCACCAGACGGCTTCA GCCCCAGAGCTTGGAAAGTCCTAACCGAGTACTACCAGTcgctggaaaaaaagaattaa